The proteins below come from a single Natranaerofaba carboxydovora genomic window:
- the yunB gene encoding sporulation protein YunB: MLRRLRLNPRLIIFIILIVIILLIIQVFLFVESNLRPTLLAIAEARAKIIAFDAINQAINEKVAQEIRYNDLIEVEKDRDGKIAMTQINTMEVNRIQAETVRRVQGTLQNIEGEIVRIPLGQVLGSQILAYYGPKVPVTLIPIGTVHVDISHSFSEAGINQTRHKIYLEVFADVQFVVPFISAEREVNTAIPIADTIYMGDVPDTVIDLPFPLKDGDGGEGISDGMPFFNR, from the coding sequence ATGTTAAGAAGGTTAAGATTAAACCCCAGGTTAATAATATTTATTATTTTGATAGTAATTATATTATTAATTATTCAGGTTTTTTTATTTGTGGAAAGTAATTTACGACCAACTTTGCTTGCTATAGCAGAGGCGAGAGCTAAGATTATTGCTTTTGATGCCATTAATCAGGCGATAAATGAAAAAGTAGCTCAAGAAATACGATATAATGATCTAATTGAAGTCGAAAAAGATCGAGACGGGAAAATTGCAATGACTCAGATAAATACTATGGAAGTAAATAGAATACAAGCAGAAACTGTTAGAAGAGTACAGGGTACTTTACAAAACATTGAAGGAGAGATAGTTAGGATTCCCCTTGGTCAGGTGCTTGGTAGTCAGATTTTGGCTTATTATGGTCCCAAGGTTCCTGTTACCCTTATTCCAATAGGAACAGTTCATGTTGATATTAGTCATTCCTTTTCAGAAGCGGGGATCAATCAAACAAGACACAAAATATACTTAGAAGTTTTTGCAGACGTGCAATTTGTTGTTCCCTTTATATCAGCAGAACGTGAAGTAAATACTGCCATTCCAATAGCAGATACCATTTACATGGGTGATGTACCGGATACAGTTATAGACCTTCCATTTCCTTTAAAAGACGGAGATGGAGGTGAAGGTATTAGCGATGGTATGCCTTTCTTTAATAGATAA